Proteins from one Desulfonema limicola genomic window:
- a CDS encoding TAXI family TRAP transporter solute-binding subunit, with the protein MKKSFIIGLALIFGFIVFMGTYPADVQAKTTFVTIGTGGITGVYYPTGGAIAKIVNQKRKEYGIRATVESTGGSVFNVNAIMAGDLEFGVVQSDRQYQAVKGLAEWKDSGPQKDLCAVFSIHPESVTLVASVDSGIKNIQDLKGKRVNIGNPGSGQRQNSIDALTAVGLNFETDLKAEGVKAAEAPGLLQDGRLDAFFYTVGHPSGAFKEATAGATKVTFVTIDGPGINKLISEKPYYAKSFIPIDLYPGAVNEGNVDTFGVKATFVTSAKVPENVVYAVTKEVFENFEEFKKLHPAYQVLTKEGMLEGMSAPIHPGAMKYYKEAGLMK; encoded by the coding sequence ATGAAAAAGAGTTTTATTATCGGGCTGGCACTTATTTTTGGTTTTATTGTGTTTATGGGAACATATCCGGCTGATGTTCAGGCAAAAACCACATTTGTTACAATCGGCACAGGCGGTATTACTGGTGTTTATTATCCAACCGGCGGTGCTATTGCCAAGATTGTTAATCAAAAACGAAAAGAATATGGTATTCGTGCAACTGTTGAATCAACAGGCGGTTCTGTTTTTAACGTAAATGCCATCATGGCAGGAGACCTTGAATTTGGTGTTGTTCAGTCAGACAGACAGTATCAGGCTGTTAAAGGACTGGCTGAATGGAAAGACAGCGGCCCTCAAAAAGACCTTTGTGCTGTATTCAGCATCCATCCTGAATCCGTAACCCTGGTAGCATCAGTTGATTCAGGCATTAAAAATATTCAAGACCTTAAGGGAAAAAGGGTAAATATAGGCAATCCTGGTTCAGGACAGCGCCAGAACTCCATAGATGCTCTTACAGCCGTAGGACTGAATTTTGAAACAGATTTAAAGGCTGAAGGTGTTAAGGCTGCAGAAGCCCCTGGACTTCTTCAAGACGGAAGACTTGATGCTTTTTTTTATACAGTAGGACATCCCAGCGGTGCTTTTAAAGAAGCTACAGCAGGGGCAACCAAAGTAACCTTTGTTACTATTGACGGTCCTGGAATTAATAAACTTATTTCTGAAAAACCTTATTATGCAAAATCTTTTATCCCTATTGATCTTTATCCTGGTGCTGTTAATGAAGGCAATGTGGATACCTTTGGTGTTAAGGCAACATTTGTAACATCTGCAAAGGTTCCTGAGAATGTTGTTTATGCTGTAACAAAAGAAGTTTTTGAGAATTTTGAAGAATTTAAAAAACTTCATCCTGCTTATCAGGTTTTGACAAAAGAAGGTATGCTTGAAGGAATGTCTGCTCCAATTCATCCAGGAGCAATGAAATATTATAAAGAAGCCGGTTTAATGAAATAA
- a CDS encoding DUF4388 domain-containing protein, with amino-acid sequence MRVKCHNCKAVFRVNSKLIKKQGSKTRCLKCRQIMIIYPPGFVENSSQNPKDDHARKKDEQKKMFQQPPVFRMIGGKNCPLYDLGDEFQLSGSILTVPRPKAPCMILARDVARIFKQAYIEAPESEVIGQIYQCSGCKGIIRFVKKPSPEFLEKEDNKPEDDYIEVVTRGLSDFPIFQSLDNEISREFTACLRFDEFAVGELIIKKGDPGKNLYIIISGKVEVMGDDEMRIAVMGTGEIFGEMSLLSGNTVGATIIAIEPTTVLYITGQSLKTILSSSPKLQMYFTRLLAGRMAEINIARSKEFSSGITGKISEMSPLELFQMFNMNQKTGRLTLQSQHNSASVSFRDGELVNVHYNGRQGEDAFFDLLKLKRGRFKFKPGLSLEEMESRGMGPFMPLLMEGLRRIDEDDKRFLRTIVPGLIK; translated from the coding sequence ATGCGGGTAAAATGCCATAATTGCAAAGCTGTGTTTAGAGTAAACAGCAAGCTTATAAAAAAACAGGGAAGCAAAACACGCTGTCTTAAATGCAGGCAAATCATGATAATATATCCTCCTGGATTTGTTGAAAACAGCTCTCAAAATCCCAAAGACGATCATGCCAGAAAAAAAGATGAGCAAAAAAAGATGTTTCAGCAGCCCCCGGTATTCAGGATGATCGGAGGAAAAAACTGCCCTCTTTATGATCTTGGCGACGAGTTCCAGTTATCAGGGAGCATATTAACAGTTCCCAGGCCCAAAGCCCCGTGTATGATCCTTGCAAGGGATGTTGCCCGTATATTTAAACAGGCTTATATAGAAGCTCCAGAGTCAGAGGTAATCGGCCAGATATATCAATGCAGCGGATGCAAAGGGATAATCAGGTTTGTTAAAAAACCTTCTCCTGAATTCCTTGAAAAAGAGGATAATAAACCTGAAGACGATTATATAGAGGTTGTTACCAGGGGTCTGAGTGATTTTCCCATTTTTCAATCTCTTGATAATGAAATAAGCCGTGAGTTTACAGCATGTTTAAGGTTTGATGAATTTGCAGTAGGAGAACTTATAATAAAAAAAGGAGACCCGGGCAAAAATCTTTATATCATAATATCAGGTAAGGTTGAGGTTATGGGTGATGATGAAATGCGTATTGCAGTTATGGGTACAGGAGAAATTTTCGGAGAGATGAGCCTGTTAAGCGGCAACACGGTAGGTGCTACCATAATTGCCATAGAACCTACAACAGTTCTATATATTACAGGCCAGAGCCTAAAAACAATATTAAGCAGTTCCCCAAAGCTTCAAATGTATTTTACCAGGCTGCTTGCAGGAAGAATGGCTGAAATAAATATTGCAAGATCAAAAGAATTTTCATCAGGCATTACAGGTAAAATATCTGAAATGTCTCCTCTGGAATTATTTCAAATGTTTAATATGAATCAAAAAACAGGCAGACTCACATTACAGTCACAACACAACAGCGCGTCGGTTTCTTTCAGGGACGGAGAACTTGTCAATGTTCATTATAATGGCAGACAGGGAGAGGATGCTTTTTTTGATTTATTAAAACTCAAGCGGGGAAGATTTAAATTTAAGCCGGGATTATCTCTTGAAGAAATGGAATCCAGAGGCATGGGTCCCTTTATGCCCCTTTTAATGGAAGGCTTGCGAAGAATAGACGAAGATGACAAACGATTTCTCAGGACTATTGTACCTGGCTTAATAAAATAA
- a CDS encoding hydantoinase/oxoprolinase family protein yields MRISNIIKNCFNIKKESSKKKSSTHIFQEDAMIIGLDVGGTHTDTVLLGKQGLIRQHKVTTDTLDLFKTVLAGLENITKDIDPASISRAVLSTTLTTNAIVQDKNPAVGMIVSGGPGVDPEYFRTNEDYFCVSGSIDHRGREVEPVNEDEILKIKDILKEKGIRNVGIISKFSVRNPKHELAVYNLIKDAFGKIYMGHLISGNLNFPRRIATTYLNTIVHQTHKRFFEAVRDSLKQKGLNIPIHILKADGGTMNFDSSIDFPGQTILSGPSASVMGATAFASEKDETLVLDIGGTTTDMAILVNRVPLLDPQGITLGNYNTLIRSLETRSIGIGGDSHVQIADGKLKIGPERKGPAMAYGGPVPTPTDAMFVMGLMTEGNRDASVKGIEPIAAALDINLEDAAVRIFDHACKLILFHARAMIDAINRKPVYTVHELQEGLVVNPRKILILGGPAPYFAGYLEKISNFQVNTVPHWKVANAIGAALARTTCEVTLFADTQQEIAAAPEENFNVSVSKNFTKELAVEKAFELLKNKAMNIGATADDLEMEVAESQQFNMVRGFYTAGKNIRVKVQVKPGLIHGYEALAQKLLADADEMVC; encoded by the coding sequence GTGAGAATTTCAAATATTATAAAAAACTGCTTTAATATAAAAAAAGAATCCAGTAAGAAAAAATCTTCAACCCATATATTTCAGGAAGATGCTATGATAATAGGACTTGATGTAGGTGGAACACACACAGATACCGTACTCTTGGGAAAACAGGGTCTGATTCGGCAACATAAAGTTACAACAGATACCCTAGATCTTTTTAAAACAGTTCTTGCAGGACTGGAAAACATAACAAAAGATATTGATCCTGCCAGTATAAGCAGGGCTGTATTAAGTACAACCCTGACAACAAATGCTATTGTTCAGGATAAGAATCCGGCAGTAGGCATGATTGTTTCAGGAGGGCCTGGAGTTGATCCTGAATATTTTCGTACTAATGAAGATTATTTTTGTGTTTCAGGTTCAATAGACCACAGGGGCAGGGAAGTAGAGCCTGTTAATGAAGATGAAATACTGAAAATTAAGGATATATTGAAAGAAAAAGGGATTCGTAATGTTGGAATAATCAGTAAATTTTCAGTACGAAATCCAAAACATGAACTTGCTGTTTACAACCTTATTAAAGATGCTTTTGGCAAGATTTATATGGGGCATCTGATTTCAGGAAATCTTAACTTTCCCAGGCGTATTGCCACAACCTATCTTAATACCATTGTTCACCAGACTCATAAACGATTTTTTGAAGCAGTCAGAGATTCTCTGAAGCAAAAAGGTCTTAATATCCCGATTCATATTTTAAAAGCAGATGGAGGAACCATGAATTTTGATTCTTCCATTGATTTTCCAGGACAAACCATTCTTTCAGGACCTTCAGCCAGTGTCATGGGGGCAACAGCCTTTGCATCTGAAAAAGATGAGACCCTGGTTCTTGATATAGGGGGAACCACAACAGACATGGCTATTTTAGTCAACAGGGTGCCTCTTTTAGACCCCCAGGGAATTACACTTGGAAATTATAATACTCTTATCCGTTCTCTGGAAACCAGATCCATAGGTATTGGAGGAGACAGTCATGTACAGATTGCTGACGGGAAGTTAAAGATAGGACCTGAAAGAAAAGGACCTGCCATGGCTTATGGAGGCCCTGTGCCAACTCCGACAGATGCCATGTTTGTCATGGGATTAATGACAGAAGGCAATAGGGATGCTTCTGTTAAAGGTATTGAACCCATTGCTGCAGCACTTGATATAAACCTGGAAGATGCAGCAGTTCGTATTTTCGATCATGCTTGTAAATTGATTCTTTTTCATGCCAGGGCCATGATTGATGCAATCAACCGAAAACCTGTATATACGGTTCATGAGCTTCAGGAGGGACTTGTGGTTAATCCCAGAAAAATATTGATACTGGGAGGGCCTGCTCCATATTTTGCCGGCTATCTTGAGAAAATATCCAATTTTCAGGTTAATACAGTGCCCCATTGGAAGGTTGCAAATGCCATTGGAGCAGCACTCGCAAGAACCACATGCGAGGTTACCCTGTTTGCAGACACCCAGCAGGAAATTGCTGCAGCACCTGAAGAAAACTTCAATGTATCTGTAAGTAAAAACTTTACAAAGGAGCTTGCTGTTGAAAAAGCTTTTGAATTACTTAAAAATAAAGCAATGAACATTGGAGCAACAGCAGATGATCTTGAAATGGAGGTTGCTGAAAGCCAGCAGTTTAACATGGTACGCGGATTTTACACAGCAGGTAAAAATATCCGGGTTAAAGTACAGGTAAAGCCGGGGCTGATTCATGGGTACGAGGCTCTTGCTCAAAAACTTTTAGCTGATGCTGATGAAATGGTTTGTTAA
- a CDS encoding DUF933 domain-containing protein, producing MKLGIIGISGAGKSTIFEALTGKISDGANRSEDRIGTIRVPDSRVNILSDMYKPKKTIYAQVEYFLPGKTGSTKKDQNTWTPVRDCDALIHVVRNFGGYGFETPEPFQDFQNINQDMIVSDLVVIEKRLERLELDKKRGKQVDNEELPLLEQCKKNLEQEYPLRKNPEIASAHVLKGFAFISAKPMLVLFNNEDDNDSMPDIKEFSENCMVIRGKLEQELVQMSEEEAGDFLEEFNITASAMDRVIKGSYELLGLISFFTVGEDEVRAWTIKKGTMAVDAAEVIHSDIKKGFIRAEVLSYDDLMDAKTYNEARKKGNVRLEGKTYEVQDGDIINFRFNV from the coding sequence ATGAAACTAGGAATTATCGGGATTTCCGGTGCAGGGAAATCAACTATATTTGAAGCATTAACCGGCAAGATTTCTGATGGAGCAAACAGAAGTGAAGACCGTATAGGAACAATTCGAGTCCCTGACTCCCGTGTCAATATACTCAGTGATATGTATAAACCTAAAAAAACTATTTATGCCCAGGTGGAATACTTTTTACCTGGAAAAACAGGAAGTACAAAAAAAGATCAGAATACCTGGACCCCTGTGCGTGATTGTGATGCCCTTATCCATGTGGTCAGAAATTTTGGAGGATACGGGTTTGAAACCCCTGAACCTTTTCAAGATTTTCAAAATATTAATCAGGACATGATTGTATCTGACCTTGTTGTAATAGAAAAAAGGCTTGAACGGCTTGAGCTTGATAAAAAAAGGGGAAAACAGGTTGATAACGAGGAACTGCCTCTTTTGGAGCAGTGTAAAAAAAACCTTGAACAGGAATATCCTCTTAGAAAAAATCCAGAAATTGCTTCTGCCCATGTTTTAAAAGGTTTTGCTTTTATATCTGCAAAACCCATGCTGGTATTGTTCAACAATGAAGATGATAACGATTCCATGCCTGATATCAAAGAATTTTCTGAAAACTGCATGGTTATCAGGGGAAAACTTGAGCAGGAACTTGTCCAGATGTCCGAGGAAGAAGCAGGGGATTTCCTGGAAGAGTTTAATATTACTGCATCTGCAATGGACAGGGTGATAAAAGGTTCTTATGAACTGCTGGGATTGATTTCATTTTTTACAGTAGGTGAAGACGAGGTAAGAGCCTGGACTATAAAAAAAGGAACTATGGCTGTTGATGCTGCCGAGGTTATCCATTCTGATATTAAAAAAGGATTTATAAGGGCTGAAGTTCTTTCCTATGATGATCTCATGGACGCAAAAACCTATAATGAGGCAAGGAAAAAAGGAAATGTAAGGCTTGAAGGAAAAACCTATGAGGTCCAGGACGGGGATATTATTAATTTTCGTTTTAATGTTTAA